A single region of the Manihot esculenta cultivar AM560-2 chromosome 12, M.esculenta_v8, whole genome shotgun sequence genome encodes:
- the LOC110631239 gene encoding RING-H2 finger protein ATL40 — MAAPPLPHPHPRLFPTPNSGLLMSDGVMDNSVFHQRDTYDLNSKIMLTAIVSLSFVVVLVVILHLYARCILRRQARQRAMIRSLGFTTTDAHNHPGEPPKIGLDPAVIASLPIFVYKQTAIGENDDSSSVECAVCLSVLEDQEKARLLPNCNHTFHAECIDKWLSSHSTCPICRSEAEPRIQPVAREGPVGGAAAAPPLEDVNSTLTVCVEGTSDGVNQVSSNKAAAGGSISRLSSFRRILSRERSSRRLQSEAQEEGFQDLERQ; from the coding sequence ATGGCAGCCCCTCCTCTCCCCCATCCCCACCCTCGCCTTTTCCCCACCCCAAATTCCGGTCTCCTAATGTCCGATGGAGTAATGGATAACTCAGTTTTCCACCAAAGGGACACATATGATTTGAACAGCAAGATCATGCTCACTGCAATTGTATCATTATCATTTGTTGTAGTTCTAGTTGTAATCCTCCATCTTTACGCAAGATGTATTCTCAGACGCCAAGCTCGTCAAAGGGCTATGATTCGCAGCCTGGGATTCACAACCACCGATGCCCATAACCACCCCGGTGAGCCACCCAAGATCGGTCTTGATCCCGCCGTCATTGCTTCACTTCCCATATTTGTCTATAAGCAGACTGCCATTGGCGAAAACGATGACTCATCATCAGTAGAATGTGCTGTCTGTTTAAGCGTTCTTGAGGATCAAGAAAAGGCGAGGCTTTTACCTAATTGCAACCATACTTTCCATGCAGAGTGTATAGATAAATGGTTGAGTTCACATTCTACTTGCCCCATCTGCCGCTCGGAGGCTGAGCCAAGGATTCAGCCGGTGGCCCGTGAGGGTCCGGTTGGCGGTGCAGCAGCAGCTCCGCCGTTGGAGGATGTGAATTCTACATTAACTGTGTGCGTAGAGGGGACGTCAGATGGCGTCAATCAAGTTTCTAGCAATAAGGCAGCTGCCGGGGGCTCAATTTCTCGGTTGAGCTCTTTTCGAAGGATACTTAGCCGGGAAAGATCATCAAGAAGGCTTCAATCCGAGGCTCAAGAAGAAGGCTTCCAAGATCTAGAGAGACAGTAA